The following are from one region of the Mus caroli chromosome 13, CAROLI_EIJ_v1.1, whole genome shotgun sequence genome:
- the Ccno gene encoding cyclin-O has product MVTPCPASPASPAAGGGRRDSHQNLRAPVKKSRRPCLRRKKPLRPLNACSLPGDSGVCDLFESPSSSSDGADSPAVSAARDCSSLPSPAQPLTALDLQTFREYGQSCYDFRKAQENLFHPRESLARQPQVTAESRCKLLSWLLQVHRQFGLSFESLCLTVNTLDRFLLTTPVAADCFQLLGVTCLLIACKQVEVHPPRLKQLLVLCGGAFSRQQLCNLECIVLHKLHFSLGAPTINFFLEHFTHWRMEAGQAEVTEALEAQTLARGVAELSLTDYAFTTYTPSLLAICCLALADGMLQHQHAMDLRLGEHPEATLQDCLGKLQTLVSINSSSLPRILPPQIWERCSLPQSWQ; this is encoded by the exons ATGGTTACCCCTTGCCCTGCCAGCCCGGCCAGCCCCGCCGCGGGAGGCGGGAGGCGGGACAGCCATCAGAACCTCCGCGCCCCAGTGAAGAAGAGCAGGCGCCCGTGCCTCCGGAGGAAGAAGCCGCTGCGGCCGCTGAACGCGTGTTCGCTCCCGGGAGACTCGGGCGTCTGTGACCTTTTCGAGTCCCCCAGCTCGAGCTCGGACGGCGCCGACAGCCCCGCAGTGTCTGCGGCGCGGGACTGCAGCTCCCTAcccagccctgcccagccctTGACAGCGCTGGATCTCCAGACCTTCCGAGAATACGGCCAGAGCTGCTACGACTTCCGAAAGGCGCAGGAGAACCTTTTCCACCCGCGGGAGTCGCTGGCGCGCCAGCCACAA GTGACTGCCGAATCGCGCTGTAAGCTGCTCAGCTGGCTCCTGCAAGTCCACCGCCAGTTCGGCCTCTCTTTCGAGTCGCTGTGTCTGACCGTGAATACTCTGGACCGTTTTCTCCTCACGACCCCTGTTGCTGCAGACTGCTTCCAGCTGCTCGGGGTCACCTGTCTGCTCATCGCTTGCAAGCAG GTAGAGGTGCACCCACCTCGCTTGAAACAGCTCCTGGTACTGTGTGGCGGTGCGTTCTCCCGGCAGCAGCTGTGCAACCTCGAGTGCATCGTGCTGCATAAGCTCCACTTCAGCCTGGGTGCGCCCACCATCAACTTCTTCCTGGAGCATTTCACTCACTGGCGCATGGAAGCCGGCCAGGCTGAGGTCACCGAAGCTCTAGAGGCTCAAACCCTGGCCCGGGGAGTGGCAGAGCTGAGCCTGACGGATTACGCGTTCACTACCTACACGCCGTCCCTGCTGGCTATCTGCTGCCTGGCGCTGGCTGATGGAATGCTGCAGCACCAGCACGCGATGGACCTGCGCCTGGGAGAGCACCCAGAGGCGACACTGCAAGACTGTCTGGGCAAGCTGCAGACGCTCGTGTCCATCAACAGCAGCTCCCTGCCTCGAATTCTGCCTCCCCAGATCTGGGAGAGGTGCAGCCTGCCCCAGAGTTGGCAATAA
- the Mcidas gene encoding multicilin, with protein sequence MQACEGSAAGRRAFDSICPNRMLDLSRRTLGKPGKPERKLVPPWKSFSGCGGGSPVSVYEDPPDAEPAPLPALTTIDLQDLADCTSLLGTEASPSGDSSPSQNPSLQTEEDFDLQNFRDAVDDLIADSSSLMSPPLTNSDFPFSPCDVSSFGSCLSPSLDPPALGSPDLPPPPTEQYWKEVADQNQRALGTALIENNQLHVTLTQKQEEIASLRERNVQLKELASRTRHLASVLDKLMITQSPAEPFQIKATTKRSLEELFCAAGQAGQGCAEVDAILRDISQRCEEALQNRDPKRPRLQPEPDSKDCSSRNLHGAFRGLRTDCSASSVNLSHSELEEGGSFSTPIRSHSTIRTLAFPQGKAFTIRTVTGGYKFRWVPS encoded by the exons ATGCAAGCGTGCGAGGGCAGCGCAGCCGGACGCCGGGCCTTCGACAGCATCTGCCCCAACAGGATGCTGGACCTGTCGCGGCGGACCCTCGGCAAGCCCGGGAAGCCAGAGAGGAAG TTGGTTCCTCCGTGGAAGTCCTTTTCGGGATGCGGTGGCGGCAGCCCAGTGTCGGTGTACGAGGACCCTCCGGACGCAGAGCCCGCCCCACTGCCAG CTCTCACCACCATAGACCTGCAGGACCTCGCCGACTGCACTTCGCTGCTCGGAACCGAAGCGTCTCCTAGTGGCGATTCGTCCCCATCGCAG AACCCCTCCTTGCAAACCGAAGAAGACTTCGACCTGCAGAATTTCAGAGATGCAGTGGATGACCTCATTGCAG ATTCATCCTCTTTGATGTCGCCTCCCCTGACCAACAGTgactttcccttttctccttgtGATGTTTCGTCTTTTGGGTCCTGCCTCTCCCCATCGCTGGACCCACCTGCCTTGGGGTCTCCAGACCTGCCGCCACCACCAACGGAGCAGTACTGGAAGGAGGTGGCTGACCAGAACCAGAGGGCACTGGGGACTGCTCTCATAGAGAATAACCAA CTGCACGTGACCCTGacgcagaagcaggaggagataGCCTCGCTCAGGGAGAGGAACGTGCAGCTGAAAGAACTCGCCAGCCGGACCCGGCACCTGGCCTCAGTGCTAGAC AAGCTGATGATCACGCAGTCTCCTGCCGAGCCCTTCCAGATCAAGGCAACAACGAAAAGGAGCCTGGAGGAGCTGTTCTGTGCTGCGGGGCAAGCAGGGCAGGGTTGCGCGGAAGTGGACGCCATCCTCAGGGACATCTCCCAGCGCTGCGAGGAAGCCCTGCAGAACCGTGACCCTAAGCGGCCCCGGCTGCAGCCAGAGCCAGACAGCAAGGACTGCAGCTCCAGGAACCTCCACGGCGCCTTCCGAGGACTGCGCACCGACTGCAGCGCCAGCTCGGTGAATCTGAGCCACAGTGAGCTGGAGGAAGGCGGCTCCTTCAGCACGCCCATCCGCAGCCACAGTACCATCCGCACCCTGGCCTTCCCCCAGGGCAAAGCCTTCACCATCCGGACAGTCACCGGTGGCTACAAATTCCGCTGGGTCCCCAGCTGA